One window of the Salvia miltiorrhiza cultivar Shanhuang (shh) chromosome 6, IMPLAD_Smil_shh, whole genome shotgun sequence genome contains the following:
- the LOC130990069 gene encoding uncharacterized protein LOC130990069, which translates to MKRHIDALHERVKGTLKGFFEELKGFFSCKSVRATVVRSPVLDLFILSCQSKLIRRVSILPFVTFENTVVASFDLYRVCDQYWSCCFFSTKLNHTIPGSYDSFHDWNVPKSVLSMVKGESGSSMAQNWFSATQVVVPCWIKGHYVVVRIYLGRLEAKLHDPLYYGLDEAAKAKHGAEIQPLLSLFGKILEDAGYWTSNVCGWERKMHPLTLYIPAPDEQFSQKDYSSCGPFACMVMERIISGAPNITWGNTRVKKYREIIAASAFSMCGVE; encoded by the exons ATGAAAAGGCACATCGATGCTTTACATGAACGGGTCAAGGGGACATTGAAGGGGTTTTTCGAGGAGTTGAAGGGTTTTTTTAGTTGTAAGAGTGTCCGAGCTACGGTTGTTCGTTCTCCT GTTCTTGATTTGTTCATATTGAGCTGTCAATCGAAGCTGATACGTCGGGTTTCAATTCTTCCATTTGTTACATTTGAGAACACGGTGGTAGCCTCTTTTGATCTATAT CGAGTTTGTGATCAATATTGGAGTTGCTGCTTCTTTAGTACAAAGTTGAACCATACTATTCCTGGATCATATGACTCCTTTCATGATTGGAATGTCCCTAAATCCGTCTTATCCATGGTTAAAGGAGAGAGCGGGTCGTCAATGGCACAAAATTGGTTTAGTGCCACACAG GTTGTTGTTCCATGTTGGATTAAAGGACATTACGTGGTTGTTAGAATATACCTCGGACGTTTGGAGGCCAAGCTACACGATCCACTATATTATGGTTTGGATGAAGCCGCGAAAGCAAAGCATGGAGCCGAGATCCAACCATTGTTGAGTTTATTCGGGAAGATTTTGGAAGATGCCGGCTATTGGACGTCGAATGTGTGTGGATGGGAAAGGAAGATGCATCCATTGACACTCTATATCCCTGCACCGGACGAGCAATTTAGTCAGAAGGATTATAGTTCATGTGGTCCTTTTGCTTGCATGGTGATGGAGCGCATAATCTCTGGTGCTCCTAATATTACTTGGGGCAACACACGAGTGAAAAAATACAGGGAGATTATTGCTGCTAGTGCTTTTAGTATGTGCGGAGTTGAATAG
- the LOC130988072 gene encoding uncharacterized protein LOC130988072 has translation MYYLSTIGVYMGAQHDEARVYMGAQHDEAPNQDFPHGPSHDIHVEEQEQEEGGALHDIPISAHDLAATVMDTRARSSSSHEEGRRRRAREKRVRPPTTSSSSSSGDHANRRVDREFMETVVRRMDEAHEE, from the coding sequence ATGTACTACTTATCTACCATTGGTGTGTATATGGGGGCACAGCATGATGAAGCTCGTGTGTATATGGGGGCACAACATGATGAAGCTCCTAATCAGGATTTCCCACATGGGCCTTCACACGACATTCATGTTGAAGAGCAAGAACAAGAGGAAGGAGGAGCTCTGCATGATATACCTATTTCTGCGCATGATTTGGCTGCGACAGTGATGGACACACGGGCGCGGAGTTCATCTTCCCATGAAGAGGGTCGTCGTAGACGAGCTAGGGAAAAGCGTGTTCGGCCACCTACTACATCTTCATCATCTAGTAGCGGCGATCATGCTAACCGGCGTGTAGACCGTGAATTTATGGAGACAGTTGTGAGGAGGATGGATGAGGCACACGAGGAGTGA
- the LOC130990070 gene encoding uncharacterized protein LOC130990070 yields MAAVEEGALLRPSTINVTSDVGTYYKIKYLDKVKKNLKDKGGEQLLNRFLRGCFGHLLDWNPGPKCAMAVHQVVSRQIKSSRDGLFFLLNNTRVHFSKRGYALVTGLNFGDFNVDMSRNHDLSGVEVFNKFNCGESHVKLSTLIDLFENFEIDDEDGSLYLRIAYIIVLYGMLVGYETDKTIEHWVWALVDDLDAFNQFLWGGVYV; encoded by the exons ATGGCCGCAGTTGAAGAG GGGGCTCTATTGAGACCAAGCACTATTAATGTAACTTCGGACGTTGGCACTTATTATAAAATCAAGTATTTAGACAAAGTGAAGAAAAATTTAAAGGATAAAGGTGGTGAACAATTGTTAAATAGATTTTTACGGGGTTGTTTTGGACATTTATTGGATTGGAATCCTGGTCCGAAATGTGCAATGGCCGTTCATCAAGTAGTCTCTCGCCAAATAAAGTCAAGCCGTGATggtcttttctttttattgaataatacgAGAGTTCATTTTTCGAAGAGGGGTTATGCTTTAGTGACTGGTCTTAATTTTGGTGATTTTAATGTAGATATGTCGCGTAATCATGATTTGAGTGGAGTGGAAgtgtttaataaatttaattgtggTGAGTCTCATGTGAAACTATCAACCCTCATTGATctttttgagaattttgaaattgatgatGAGGATGGTAGTTTATACTTGAGGATTGCCTACATTATAGTCCTATATGGCATGCTTGTAGGTTATGAGACTGATAAAACAATTGAGCATTGGGTTTGGGCATTGGTAGATGATCTTGATGCATTTAACCAATTTCTGTGGGGGGGCGTATACGTATAA